In a genomic window of Candidatus Izemoplasma sp.:
- a CDS encoding lysophospholipid acyltransferase family protein, which translates to MLTIALLIINFIIAGFGIYWFDYLPDQMINHPLIIISSLVLGTIGMVIALLMYIEVFYILIAKRNPKTSMLKHKIAKQMVSIPLHLTHVKITVEGMEHLPKDPGFTIFSNHTSLMDIPVLMYKLYEYPVAFLQKKVVANLFSVGKWTPELGCVNIDRTNPRKGAEAIIQTIKHVKQGSTMVIFPEGTRGSEIGELLPFKDGAFKVALKSKAPLVPITIVKPKRYKKIIWPLKKPIKLIIHPPLQYNTYKNLKSQELSERVKEIIKKSLETR; encoded by the coding sequence ATGCTTACAATTGCACTACTTATAATAAATTTCATTATTGCCGGCTTTGGAATCTATTGGTTTGACTATCTACCTGATCAAATGATTAACCATCCATTGATCATAATCTCATCACTTGTACTTGGAACAATCGGTATGGTCATTGCACTACTTATGTATATTGAAGTGTTTTATATACTGATTGCCAAAAGGAATCCTAAGACAAGCATGTTGAAACACAAAATAGCGAAACAGATGGTAAGTATTCCCCTTCATTTAACACACGTTAAAATCACAGTAGAAGGCATGGAACATCTACCAAAAGATCCAGGGTTTACAATATTTTCTAATCACACATCATTAATGGATATTCCCGTTTTAATGTATAAATTATATGAGTACCCAGTTGCTTTTTTACAAAAAAAAGTTGTCGCTAATTTATTTAGTGTGGGTAAATGGACACCTGAACTTGGCTGTGTAAACATCGATCGGACAAATCCAAGAAAAGGCGCAGAGGCGATTATTCAAACCATAAAACATGTAAAACAAGGGAGTACAATGGTCATTTTTCCAGAAGGAACAAGAGGATCTGAAATAGGAGAATTATTACCCTTTAAAGACGGTGCTTTTAAAGTAGCGCTCAAAAGTAAGGCGCCATTAGTCCCGATAACAATTGTAAAGCCGAAGCGGTATAAAAAAATTATATGGCCTTTAAAAAAGCCAATCAAATTGATTATACACCCACCCCTTCAGTATAATACGTATAAGAATCTTAAGTCACAGGAACTATCTGAACGCGTGAAAGAGATCATTAAAAAATCATTAGAAACACGATGA
- a CDS encoding ATP-binding cassette domain-containing protein encodes MDKYTQEYTISQLLTEYPFVKDFLEDHLIPYRGKEHLTLDAFFKYLDPNIIEENAINPDLFTKSLVEYIDLMKQYFVSNKPKQTSITIYPGTHKDGRKESFDSIHIKSGEIIAIVGPTGSGKSRLLADIEWAANDDTPTGRTVHINGRALEPHERFSSSNKLVAQLSQNMNFVMDMTVEEFLDLHATSRLVKDKETIIQTIFNKANTLAGEAFTKDTPITELSGGQSRALMIADTAILSTSPIILIDEIENAGIDRKLALDLLVSEDKIVLMSTHDPILALMGDKRIVINNGGIDSIINSSEEERNILGKLEALDKTLMTLRQQLRYGKTIELKEEY; translated from the coding sequence ATGGATAAATACACACAAGAATATACAATTAGTCAACTATTAACTGAGTATCCCTTTGTCAAGGACTTTTTAGAAGACCATTTAATCCCTTATCGTGGGAAGGAACATTTAACATTAGATGCATTCTTTAAATATCTCGATCCGAACATAATTGAAGAAAATGCCATCAATCCTGATCTATTTACAAAAAGTTTAGTTGAATATATTGATTTAATGAAACAATATTTTGTTTCTAATAAGCCAAAACAAACATCAATAACAATTTACCCCGGAACCCACAAAGATGGACGTAAAGAATCGTTTGATTCTATCCATATTAAAAGTGGTGAGATCATTGCTATTGTGGGGCCAACAGGTAGTGGCAAATCACGGTTACTTGCTGACATAGAATGGGCCGCGAATGACGATACCCCAACAGGACGAACAGTTCATATAAATGGACGAGCTCTAGAGCCTCATGAACGCTTCTCATCATCGAATAAACTAGTCGCTCAATTATCACAAAATATGAACTTTGTCATGGATATGACTGTTGAAGAGTTCCTTGACTTACATGCAACAAGTAGATTGGTTAAAGACAAAGAAACTATAATTCAAACCATCTTTAATAAGGCCAATACATTAGCCGGTGAAGCATTCACAAAAGACACACCAATTACAGAACTGTCTGGTGGCCAATCAAGGGCCTTAATGATTGCGGATACAGCGATTTTGAGTACGTCTCCTATAATCTTGATCGATGAAATAGAAAATGCTGGTATTGATCGGAAACTAGCACTTGATTTACTTGTTAGTGAAGATAAAATTGTATTAATGTCAACACATGACCCCATCTTAGCACTTATGGGAGACAAACGTATTGTTATTAACAATGGTGGTATTGATTCGATTATCAATTCAAGTGAGGAAGAGCGTAATATACTAGGCAAACTAGAAGCACTAGACAAAACGTTAATGACTCTGCGTCAACAGTTACGATATGGTAAAACAATTGAACTTAAGGAGGAATACTAA
- a CDS encoding cryptochrome/photolyase family protein, whose translation MEHLILFSHQLNKRYIDRVKPDKTTVLVTKEQFNRFKYHQFRIVYHMSAAKHFANEKEIDYIESKNFDQFFASCPKEDNYHFFTPNDVWMKDCLIEKTSHLHTTFYLDINYFFPNITKEIKEAPYKLDPIYRKWRKQLDILMDGDKPIGGKFSYDQDNRNRPPLTLDIPKPLTFDMDDLTSSLYESIKIDYNDHPGSNKSFNYPVTQADAKELLNHFIEKRLPYYGKYQDAMMTDEPFMVHSLLSASINLGLLFAEDVVREVEKAYHDGNAPIEAVEGFIRQILGWREYIRGIYLKEMPNGYGDLNVLHHQKHKPRFLYNGKWSLNCIATVITETINYGYNHHIERLMIIGNILNLLGVCPQDVREWFNEMYIDSFDWVVTPNVIGMAMYADGGLMSTKPYISSANYIHKMSDYCKKCQFNPNDKYGEQACPVNALYYAFLDRHKLSLEDNPRMKFMYMNYKKLSKEQLDTLLSYANQFIQAI comes from the coding sequence ATGGAGCATTTAATTTTATTCAGTCATCAATTGAATAAACGGTATATAGATAGGGTCAAACCTGATAAAACCACTGTGTTAGTGACAAAAGAACAATTCAATAGGTTTAAATATCATCAGTTTCGAATTGTATATCATATGTCAGCAGCCAAACACTTTGCGAATGAAAAAGAGATTGATTATATTGAATCAAAAAACTTTGATCAGTTTTTTGCATCGTGTCCTAAAGAGGATAATTATCACTTTTTTACGCCAAATGATGTGTGGATGAAAGACTGTTTAATAGAAAAAACATCTCACCTCCACACAACTTTTTATCTTGACATTAATTATTTCTTTCCAAACATCACAAAAGAAATTAAAGAGGCACCTTATAAATTAGATCCTATATATCGAAAATGGCGAAAACAATTGGATATTCTAATGGACGGTGATAAGCCAATAGGTGGGAAATTCTCATATGATCAAGATAATCGAAATAGACCACCACTAACACTTGATATACCGAAGCCTTTGACGTTTGATATGGATGATTTAACGTCTTCGCTATATGAATCGATTAAGATTGATTACAATGACCATCCTGGTTCTAACAAATCCTTTAACTATCCCGTAACCCAAGCTGATGCGAAGGAACTTCTTAACCATTTTATTGAAAAACGGTTACCATATTATGGAAAATATCAAGATGCGATGATGACTGATGAACCATTTATGGTTCACTCATTACTGAGTGCCTCAATCAATCTTGGCTTGCTTTTCGCAGAAGATGTGGTAAGAGAAGTAGAGAAAGCATATCATGATGGTAACGCTCCTATTGAAGCCGTTGAAGGATTTATTAGACAAATTTTAGGGTGGAGAGAATATATTAGAGGCATCTATTTAAAAGAAATGCCTAATGGATATGGTGATTTAAACGTACTACATCATCAAAAACATAAACCACGTTTTTTATATAATGGTAAATGGTCGTTAAACTGTATAGCAACTGTCATTACTGAAACGATAAATTATGGCTATAATCATCATATAGAGCGTTTGATGATTATTGGCAACATTCTAAATCTTTTGGGGGTATGTCCACAAGATGTTAGAGAATGGTTCAATGAGATGTACATTGATTCATTTGATTGGGTTGTAACCCCTAATGTGATTGGAATGGCAATGTATGCAGATGGAGGCTTGATGAGTACAAAACCCTATATTTCAAGTGCCAATTATATTCATAAAATGAGTGATTATTGTAAAAAGTGCCAATTTAATCCAAATGATAAATATGGTGAACAAGCATGTCCTGTTAATGCACTTTACTATGCGTTCTTAGATCGTCACAAATTATCTTTAGAAGATAATCCGAGAATGAAGTTTATGTATATGAATTATAAAAAATTGTCTAAAGAGCAATTAGATACATTACTATCTTATGCAAATCAGTTTATTCAAGCGATTTAG
- a CDS encoding GTP-binding protein: protein MDLITVSGPPSSGKTSILLRTIEHFKQRGLHVGVVKFDCLFTDDDVYFAKLDIPVKKGLSGSLCPDHYFVSNIEEVVEWGNNQNLDILITESAGLCNRCSPYIKDIKAVCVIDNLSGINTPKKIGPMLKSADIVVITKGDIVSQAEREVFTMKVQSVNPKAIIMHVNGLSGQGAYELSTLIYDKDKHVATLEGEQLRYPMPSALCSYCLGETRIGKKHQVGNVRKIKLGDS from the coding sequence ATGGATCTCATCACAGTTAGCGGACCACCCTCATCTGGAAAAACATCAATTCTACTGAGAACAATTGAGCATTTTAAACAACGTGGCCTTCATGTCGGTGTGGTTAAGTTTGATTGTCTATTCACAGATGATGATGTCTACTTTGCCAAGCTAGATATTCCGGTTAAAAAAGGATTATCGGGTTCATTATGTCCAGATCATTACTTTGTTTCAAACATTGAAGAAGTTGTTGAGTGGGGAAATAATCAAAACTTAGATATTTTAATTACAGAATCTGCGGGTTTGTGTAATCGATGTAGTCCATACATTAAAGATATTAAAGCAGTTTGTGTCATTGACAACTTAAGTGGTATTAACACGCCTAAAAAAATAGGCCCTATGTTAAAAAGTGCAGATATTGTTGTGATCACAAAAGGAGATATCGTCTCACAAGCAGAGCGTGAAGTATTTACAATGAAAGTTCAAAGTGTTAATCCAAAAGCTATTATTATGCACGTAAATGGCTTAAGTGGACAAGGTGCATATGAGTTAAGTACATTAATCTATGATAAAGATAAACATGTCGCAACCCTAGAAGGTGAGCAATTACGTTATCCAATGCCATCAGCATTGTGTAGTTACTGTTTAGGAGAAACACGTATTGGTAAAAAGCATCAAGTTGGTAATGTACGTAAAATCAAATTAGGTGATTCATAA
- a CDS encoding NifU family protein: MKTVEQRIEEVLDKTRFILQQDGGDIEFIEFKEGIVYVKMHGACSGCSAINMTLYDGIESLLLAEVPEVVGVEEIQ; this comes from the coding sequence ATGAAAACTGTAGAACAAAGAATCGAAGAAGTATTAGATAAAACACGCTTTATCTTACAACAAGATGGTGGCGATATCGAATTTATAGAATTTAAAGAAGGTATCGTGTATGTTAAAATGCATGGTGCTTGTAGTGGATGTAGTGCGATTAATATGACCTTATATGACGGTATCGAAAGTTTATTACTCGCAGAAGTTCCTGAAGTAGTTGGGGTTGAAGAAATACAATGA
- a CDS encoding 4Fe-4S binding protein has protein sequence MLNKTGVPEKSLILSRFPDNVNLGKPKAITECYEPIPCNPCETSCPFDAITVGKDINTPPKVDFDQCTGCGICVYSCPGLAIIVAQIKEDQAFFKIAYEFSPLPEVGETVHAINREGNILGTARIEKVTLRKKQDKTALIDVSTSKDFLHEFVTIRRMS, from the coding sequence ATGCTTAACAAAACCGGCGTACCCGAAAAATCTCTTATCTTAAGTCGTTTTCCAGATAATGTCAACCTCGGGAAACCAAAAGCAATCACTGAGTGTTATGAACCAATACCATGTAACCCATGTGAGACGAGTTGTCCTTTTGATGCAATCACTGTTGGGAAGGACATTAACACACCACCTAAAGTCGACTTTGATCAATGTACCGGATGCGGTATATGTGTGTATAGTTGTCCTGGTCTGGCAATTATTGTTGCGCAGATTAAAGAAGATCAAGCGTTCTTTAAAATAGCTTATGAGTTTAGCCCATTACCTGAAGTTGGTGAAACCGTTCACGCAATAAACAGAGAAGGTAATATACTGGGTACTGCAAGGATTGAGAAAGTGACATTACGGAAAAAGCAAGATAAAACAGCATTAATTGATGTTTCTACATCAAAAGACTTCTTGCATGAGTTTGTCACGATAAGGAGGATGTCATGA
- the pruA gene encoding L-glutamate gamma-semialdehyde dehydrogenase, translated as MAMYPYKTEPLTDFSIKENKTKYEEAIKGVRLRLGETYPLLINGEKVESGKLYKSVNPSKKDEVIGHVHQATIKHAEKAMESALEAFESWKKVPAKVRADVLFKAAAILRKRKFEFSALMTLEAGKPWPEADADTAEAIDFLEYYGRQMLELSEADKKVQSRRHIERNEYRFIPLGVAAVITPWNFPLAILTGMTSAAVVSGNTVLLKPAITTQVIAYHFMEVLEEAGLPKGVVNFIPGNGPEIGEFMVKHPKTRFVSFTGSKKVGQTIYENAAKVQEGQKWLKRVITEMGGKDAIVVDSDADLDLAAHSIVKSAFGFSGQKCSACSRAIIVKDVYDEVVEKVKSLTEDLTIGDVQNFDNFMGPLTDQKAFDKVTNYIDIGKKEAKLLVGGTSNDEKGYFVDPTVFIDCDKDARIMKEEIFGPVLSVCKVNDFDEAIEVANNTEYGLTGAVISNNRMHLEKAREDFHVGNLYFNRKCTGAIVGYQPFGGFNMSGTDSKAGGPEYLTLHMQAKSISEML; from the coding sequence ATGGCTATGTATCCATACAAAACAGAACCATTGACAGATTTTTCAATTAAAGAAAACAAAACGAAATACGAAGAAGCAATTAAAGGTGTACGCTTGCGATTAGGAGAGACCTATCCGTTACTAATTAATGGAGAGAAAGTTGAATCAGGTAAGCTGTACAAATCAGTGAATCCATCTAAAAAAGATGAGGTTATTGGACATGTTCATCAGGCAACAATAAAACATGCTGAAAAGGCCATGGAATCAGCATTAGAAGCCTTTGAATCATGGAAGAAAGTACCCGCTAAAGTACGCGCTGATGTATTATTTAAAGCGGCTGCCATTTTACGTAAACGTAAATTTGAGTTTAGTGCACTTATGACACTAGAAGCGGGAAAACCTTGGCCTGAGGCAGATGCCGATACAGCAGAAGCAATTGACTTTTTAGAGTATTATGGACGACAAATGCTTGAACTGAGTGAAGCCGATAAAAAAGTTCAAAGTAGAAGACATATTGAACGCAATGAATATCGTTTTATTCCGCTTGGTGTCGCCGCTGTCATTACCCCTTGGAACTTCCCACTGGCAATTCTTACAGGAATGACAAGTGCCGCAGTTGTTAGTGGCAATACTGTCTTACTAAAACCAGCTATTACAACTCAAGTGATCGCATACCATTTTATGGAAGTCTTAGAAGAAGCAGGACTACCAAAAGGTGTTGTTAATTTTATTCCTGGTAACGGTCCTGAGATTGGCGAGTTTATGGTAAAACATCCAAAGACACGATTCGTTTCCTTTACAGGAAGTAAAAAAGTTGGGCAAACGATTTATGAGAATGCCGCAAAGGTTCAAGAAGGACAAAAATGGTTGAAACGTGTCATAACTGAAATGGGTGGTAAAGATGCCATTGTTGTAGACAGCGATGCGGACTTAGACCTAGCTGCACATTCTATTGTAAAAAGTGCGTTTGGCTTCAGTGGACAAAAATGTAGCGCATGTTCACGCGCGATAATCGTAAAAGATGTGTATGATGAGGTTGTTGAAAAAGTCAAATCACTTACAGAAGATCTAACAATTGGTGATGTTCAAAACTTTGATAATTTCATGGGACCATTGACAGATCAAAAAGCCTTTGATAAGGTCACTAATTATATTGATATAGGTAAAAAAGAAGCAAAACTATTAGTTGGTGGTACTTCTAATGATGAAAAAGGATATTTTGTTGATCCGACAGTCTTTATTGATTGTGACAAAGATGCTCGCATTATGAAAGAAGAGATTTTTGGGCCAGTTCTAAGTGTGTGTAAAGTAAACGATTTTGATGAAGCAATTGAGGTTGCTAATAATACTGAGTATGGATTAACGGGCGCTGTCATTTCTAATAATCGTATGCATTTAGAAAAAGCGCGTGAAGATTTTCATGTTGGTAATCTATACTTTAATCGTAAATGTACCGGTGCCATTGTTGGCTATCAACCATTTGGTGGCTTTAACATGAGTGGGACTGACTCTAAAGCAGGTGGGCCTGAGTATCTAACATTACATATGCAAGCCAAATCAATTAGCGAAATGTTATAA
- a CDS encoding ABC transporter substrate-binding protein → MITPKTTLKELIDSYPELQPTLEVHGIKGTDNPHILKQIGDKTLEELMTLKNKNVSVFIELLEEQIKDESIDVTLQEGSTNGTIDLLGLLPCPVRVPLLEGLNNLPHFEQVNHELKAAAEGLDWLKDSVKNATDEHDLADIYISAGFDLFFEEDLMKQYKNKNVFKDYYHDVPFNKDFHNDAISLKDPQGDYSMIGVVPAVFLVNTKELGDRPMPKTWQDILDPIFKGSISLPVSDFDLFNAIMIHLYKEFGEGAIETLGEQLVESMHPSQMVKSASRSRVKPAISIMPYFFTKMALPGSVMQAVWPEDGAIISPIFMLTKTEKEETLKPYTDYFQSQEVGEILAHKGLFPSTHKDVDNKLDNPTFKWIGWDYINNNDIGATLNHCTKLFERGMAKNGSHHS, encoded by the coding sequence ATGATAACACCAAAAACAACCTTAAAAGAATTGATAGATAGCTACCCAGAGTTACAACCAACATTAGAGGTCCATGGTATCAAAGGAACAGATAATCCCCATATTTTAAAACAAATTGGTGATAAAACATTAGAAGAACTCATGACACTCAAGAATAAAAATGTGAGTGTCTTTATTGAGTTATTAGAAGAGCAAATAAAAGATGAATCGATAGATGTCACTTTACAAGAAGGTTCTACTAACGGAACGATTGATCTATTAGGTCTCCTTCCTTGCCCTGTAAGGGTGCCATTGCTTGAAGGATTAAATAATCTACCGCATTTTGAACAAGTTAATCATGAGTTAAAAGCTGCGGCAGAAGGATTAGATTGGTTAAAAGACTCCGTTAAAAATGCAACAGATGAACATGATTTAGCTGATATCTACATTAGTGCTGGATTTGATCTCTTCTTTGAAGAAGATTTGATGAAGCAATATAAAAATAAAAACGTCTTTAAAGATTACTATCACGATGTTCCCTTCAACAAAGATTTTCATAATGATGCAATCTCATTAAAAGATCCTCAAGGAGATTATTCAATGATAGGCGTTGTTCCTGCGGTCTTTTTAGTCAACACCAAAGAACTCGGTGATAGACCAATGCCAAAGACATGGCAAGATATATTAGATCCTATTTTCAAAGGAAGTATTAGTTTACCTGTCAGTGATTTTGATTTGTTCAATGCCATTATGATCCATCTTTATAAAGAATTTGGTGAAGGTGCCATCGAGACATTAGGTGAACAACTTGTTGAAAGTATGCATCCTTCTCAAATGGTTAAAAGCGCTAGTCGATCACGTGTTAAACCTGCGATTAGTATTATGCCCTATTTCTTTACAAAGATGGCATTACCAGGGAGTGTGATGCAAGCGGTATGGCCAGAAGACGGGGCCATTATATCGCCAATCTTTATGTTAACAAAAACAGAAAAAGAAGAGACGTTAAAACCTTATACAGATTACTTCCAAAGTCAAGAAGTTGGAGAGATTTTAGCACACAAGGGACTGTTCCCTTCAACTCATAAAGACGTTGATAACAAGTTAGATAACCCAACCTTTAAGTGGATTGGTTGGGACTACATTAACAACAACGATATTGGTGCGACATTAAATCATTGCACTAAGTTATTTGAGAGAGGGATGGCAAAAAATGGATCTCATCACAGTTAG
- a CDS encoding NAD(P)/FAD-dependent oxidoreductase gives MQHVDLLIIGGGPSGLSAAKMAAESGVKSLVIERNSKIGGQLVKQTHMFFGSEKQYAKTRGINIAEILIQDCMEHKDMISFMTETTVVGLYPDYVVTVMDRNHQYSKIKAKTILIATGASEKVLAFENNDLPGIYGAGAVQTLMNVHGVLPGQDVVMVGSGNIGLIVSYQLMQAGVNVKRVIEASSVIGGYKVHASKLKRLGVDIQTQTTIKRANGKEAVSSIIVQRLDDDWTFVPGTEEEISVDAVCVSVGLSPLSNLLSMMGCEMKYVSALGGHVPVIDQSHETSVDNIFVAGDVCGVEEASSAIVEGYYVGLIIGNKLGKPHPHYEHLIQDFSQQLDNLRSGPFGEKTRTGLKELRGDQHA, from the coding sequence ATGCAACACGTTGATCTATTAATTATCGGTGGGGGACCGTCAGGCCTTTCCGCGGCTAAAATGGCAGCCGAATCAGGTGTTAAATCATTAGTGATTGAACGGAATTCTAAGATCGGTGGTCAACTGGTTAAGCAAACCCATATGTTTTTTGGTAGTGAGAAACAATATGCTAAAACAAGAGGAATTAATATCGCTGAGATTTTAATTCAAGATTGTATGGAACATAAAGACATGATTTCTTTTATGACAGAAACAACAGTTGTGGGATTATATCCTGATTATGTTGTTACTGTCATGGATCGTAATCATCAATATAGCAAGATTAAAGCCAAAACCATTCTTATAGCCACAGGGGCAAGTGAGAAGGTTCTAGCATTTGAGAATAATGATTTACCAGGCATCTACGGGGCAGGAGCCGTTCAAACGTTAATGAATGTTCACGGTGTCTTACCTGGCCAAGATGTTGTGATGGTTGGCAGTGGCAATATTGGCCTCATTGTCAGTTATCAATTAATGCAAGCAGGTGTCAATGTAAAACGCGTTATTGAAGCGTCTTCAGTAATCGGCGGGTATAAAGTTCATGCGTCGAAATTAAAACGTCTCGGTGTAGATATTCAAACACAAACAACGATTAAGCGTGCAAATGGAAAAGAGGCGGTATCATCTATTATTGTTCAAAGATTGGATGATGACTGGACATTTGTACCAGGCACAGAAGAGGAGATTTCAGTTGATGCTGTTTGTGTTAGTGTTGGACTATCTCCCTTAAGTAATCTATTGAGTATGATGGGGTGTGAAATGAAATATGTTTCAGCCTTAGGTGGACATGTACCAGTAATTGATCAGAGTCATGAAACTTCCGTAGACAATATATTTGTTGCTGGTGATGTATGTGGTGTTGAAGAAGCTAGTAGTGCCATTGTAGAAGGCTATTATGTTGGTCTCATTATTGGGAACAAACTTGGTAAACCACATCCGCATTATGAACATCTTATTCAAGATTTTTCACAACAGTTAGATAACTTACGAAGTGGACCATTTGGTGAAAAAACACGTACGGGTCTAAAAGAACTAAGAGGTGATCAACATGCTTAA
- a CDS encoding (2Fe-2S)-binding protein — translation MRIKEHPILDFKETKKLHFMYNGKKVYGFEGDTIASALHALGIKTLRHSIELKRPRGFYCAIGNCASCNMVVDGTPNVRTCITPLKEGMQVETQTDKGVYYATR, via the coding sequence ATGCGAATCAAAGAACATCCAATATTGGACTTTAAAGAAACGAAAAAGCTTCATTTTATGTACAACGGAAAAAAAGTCTATGGGTTTGAAGGCGATACAATAGCAAGTGCGTTACATGCGCTCGGAATCAAGACATTACGGCACAGTATCGAATTGAAAAGACCCCGAGGCTTTTATTGTGCCATTGGAAATTGTGCATCTTGCAATATGGTTGTTGATGGGACACCGAATGTTAGAACATGCATTACCCCTTTAAAAGAAGGCATGCAAGTTGAGACTCAAACAGATAAGGGTGTTTACTATGCAACACGTTGA
- a CDS encoding (2Fe-2S)-binding protein, producing MNKEDVIICRCEDVTLKQLHDCFEEGYTTFEEVKRILRIGMGPCQANTCSLLVQKEIAQFTKQPLNKVDTHVIRPLITGVPLGSLAKEAKDES from the coding sequence ATGAACAAAGAAGATGTTATTATATGTCGCTGTGAAGATGTCACGCTCAAACAACTTCATGACTGTTTTGAAGAGGGGTACACAACATTTGAAGAAGTTAAACGTATATTGCGTATTGGTATGGGACCTTGTCAAGCTAACACATGTAGTTTACTCGTGCAAAAAGAGATTGCGCAATTTACCAAGCAGCCATTAAATAAAGTTGATACACATGTTATACGCCCACTTATTACCGGCGTTCCTTTAGGTTCTCTCGCGAAGGAGGCTAAAGATGAAAGCTGA
- a CDS encoding FAD-binding oxidoreductase — MKADIVIIGGGISGVSIAYNLAKQGMKNIVVFDDNYMTGGATGRCGAGVRQQWGTKMNCLMAKKSIEFFEQAQEELNYHRDIEFKQKGYLIVAVTQEEEQKFKENITLQNALGIPSRFLTQDEALDIVPHLNKDAFLSATYCPTDGHLNPFLMTDAYYHAAKKLGVTFHYYEKVIDIVVENQQIKEVITDKRRVKTHKVVNAAGGYAKEVGELAGVDIPVYSENHQILVTEPIEPMQDPMVISFAHNIYCQQVPHGAFIMGRSPNNPQHNHDMSSSWQFLEEMAKTATTLLPALADLRVIRQWGGSYNCSPDRQPIISESNLPGFYLACGFSGHGFMFAPMTGLLLSEIILNKPTTIDIKDLHVNRFENMEKTEYETSVV, encoded by the coding sequence ATGAAAGCTGATATTGTAATAATTGGTGGAGGAATTAGTGGTGTCTCTATTGCCTATAATTTAGCTAAACAAGGAATGAAAAATATTGTTGTTTTTGATGATAATTATATGACAGGTGGTGCGACGGGTCGTTGCGGAGCTGGTGTCCGCCAACAATGGGGAACAAAAATGAATTGTTTGATGGCGAAAAAAAGTATTGAATTTTTCGAACAAGCACAAGAAGAACTTAATTATCATCGTGATATTGAATTTAAACAAAAAGGCTATCTCATTGTCGCTGTTACTCAAGAAGAAGAACAAAAGTTTAAAGAAAATATTACCTTACAAAATGCCTTAGGTATTCCTTCACGATTTCTCACACAAGATGAGGCATTAGATATTGTCCCCCACCTTAATAAAGATGCTTTTTTAAGCGCAACGTACTGTCCTACAGATGGCCATCTGAATCCGTTTTTAATGACTGATGCCTATTATCATGCCGCAAAGAAATTAGGTGTCACGTTTCACTACTATGAAAAAGTCATTGACATCGTAGTTGAAAATCAACAGATAAAAGAAGTTATTACAGATAAAAGACGGGTTAAAACACATAAAGTGGTCAATGCGGCTGGTGGCTATGCCAAAGAAGTAGGCGAACTGGCTGGTGTGGACATTCCTGTCTATAGCGAAAATCATCAAATCTTGGTCACTGAACCAATCGAACCTATGCAAGATCCAATGGTTATTTCTTTTGCCCATAATATCTATTGCCAACAAGTACCACACGGGGCATTTATCATGGGAAGAAGTCCAAACAATCCTCAGCACAATCATGATATGTCAAGTAGTTGGCAGTTCTTAGAAGAGATGGCAAAAACGGCCACAACATTATTACCAGCACTTGCTGATTTAAGAGTGATAAGACAATGGGGAGGGTCGTATAATTGTAGTCCCGATCGCCAACCTATTATAAGCGAGTCTAACTTACCAGGATTTTACCTTGCTTGTGGTTTCAGTGGACATGGGTTTATGTTCGCACCGATGACAGGATTATTATTAAGTGAAATAATTCTTAACAAACCAACAACGATTGACATAAAAGACTTACATGTGAATCGATTTGAAAATATGGAAAAAACAGAGTATGAAACCTCTGTCGTCTAA